Genomic DNA from Setaria italica strain Yugu1 chromosome V, Setaria_italica_v2.0, whole genome shotgun sequence:
GAATTACAAAATCAACTTTGATATATTGAATACAGGAGATTACATGGAtcttcatgcatttttttttgctatttttcacTTTGAGGTGTAAACAGCTTGCCTCGTAAAAGACTTAGGGAACATTTAATGGTTTATTATCATATTAGCTATTTTTCACTTTGAGGTGTAAACAGCTTGCCTCGTAAAAGACTTAGGGAACATTTAATGGTTTATTATCATATTAGTAGTATTGTTAACTCGATTGATGACATATTCAATTGGAAAGCACAAACTGTAAACACTGGCCGCATATACATTCAACAATGGAAAGCAGAAAATATGAGTATGGGTGGCCACATTCGTTACAAAGATAAGACTTTGTGCAGCTGAttaggcctgtttggtttgctcttgcttatttttagggACTAAACTCCCCTTTAgtcaggactaaagtttagtccctctCTGTTTGGTTCTAGTGATTAAGGTCATTAAAGCTGTTGAACAAAGATCCTTCTACCCTTGCCCTGGTACCCTTTTTCCTCCCGACGCACGTGCCAACACCTGGACCGCCACCTCCCTGCCAGTGCCCGCCCATGCCCTTCCCCGCCGACACCCGTGCTTGGGATCCTCCACCACCCCCGCCGCGAGCAGGctcccccaccgccgctcccaccTCGCCGAGTCGCGGCTCTGCGAGCTCCACGCTGTGGCACCCAAGCTAGGAGCTCCGCCACCTCTTGGATCCCCACCCCTCCCGAACCTTCTGAACCCAGCGATGAATCAAGGTTGCCGGCATCAAATCGGAGGGAGGCCGGTGGCAGGGATGCCGGCGGCGACAGGCGGGGGCTgggcgggagggaggccggTGACGGGGGTGATGGGCGGGAGGGCGGCAAGGGTCGAGCAGGAGGGAGGACGGTGGCGGAGGCGTAGGGAGGGGCCGCAGGGACGACGGTAGCGGGTCAGGCGGGAGGGGGTTGGCGGGAGGCACGAGACATTTAATGAGGAGTACACTCTGTTCATGTACCTTTTAGTCCTATAAGCAATCCCTTGGGAACTaaatggctaaactttagaaATTATTTGACATTGTAGGGACTAAAATGACTAAACTATAGGCAAACCAAACCGGCTTCGTTCGCAGATCCGGCCAATCAGATTCGGCAAAGAGCCAAAGACCAAAGGCTTTTCTCAAGACGAGCAGATCAGTAGGTCACTAGTGCGGTTGGTGGAACAGGAACATCCGTCCACTCCTCCAACCCCACGGGTTCCCAGAGATTCTTTGGCGGTAGGTGATCCGGATCCCAACAAAAATCCATGCCCCACCCCGATGCACCCGTCCACCAAACCCCCCCTGCTCGTCGCTAGCGACACTGACGCACCATCCCCCAACCCAACGGCACCCAATCCGTCAGTGGCACGGTCAGCCCCCGCGATTTCCCGTGCGCGAGCGCGCCCGTCGCAACCCCACGTGTTGGCGTGTTGCGCACTTGCGCTTGCGCCCAGGCTAGAGTCCGGGTCTGGCTTTGGCCTGGCCTCGCAGATCCCCTCGCGTCGCGGTCGCCAAGCACGCCGGCTTCCGCCGCACACCACCGGGCGACCCCTACCcgtgcgctgccgcgccagcaGCAACGGGACAACGGGCGCCGCAAAAAAATACGCCTGGGCTCTCGGGCGATCGGCGTGGCCCGCGCGGAAAATTTTCTGCGGCGGAGGGGACGCGCCGGGAAAAGCGATACGGCGATCCTCACACGCCGGCGTCGTGCCCGCAGCGCTCCCTCTCGCTCGGCTCGCGCGCCCCATCGCCATCCCCAACCCCCGTGATACCTCCCCCATGCCCGTTCCCACTCCGCCGTGCTGCCCCTGCTCGCCGATTTCTTTGGCTGGGCCTCCCCGCTCGGGCTCCTCGTCCATCCAAACGCCATCTGCGGCGCCACCCGCCTCCCGTTGCCGATCACAGTGTCAGCGCCTACGTCACCGCCGGTCCCCGTGGGCGTGCGTGCTCTCCAACTCACTCCACAACAACGTTGCGCAGGCAAAGCTCATCGCCAccggaggggaggggaaaaTCGCCTTACGTTTCTTTTCCCGGATGCGCCGATACATATTACCGGACAACCACATCACTCGCGAACCCAGCAGCACAGCCGCTCTTCTCGGCAGGAGCGGGAGCCGAGGCCTCCCACCCACCCCGGGGACTCGCCATTTCCATTCCTCCGCGCCCGCCTCCCTCTCGGCGCGCGTCCCCAccacacccacacccacacCCAACACCCAACAAGAtggagcgcgcgcgccgcctcgccaaccgcgcgctgctgcgccgcctgcTGGCGGCGGCAGGGTCCACCACGTCCCCGGCCCCGTCCCGCGGCATCTCCACCCtagcgcccgcgccggcggcggcggggaagcggcgcccgcgggcgcggggcgcgcACCAGTACGCGCAGGGCCGGCCCGTGTCGGTGTCCGCGCTGCAGCCGAGCGATACCTTCCCGCGGAGGCACAACTCCGCCACGCCCGCCGAGCaggccgccatggcctccaccTGCGGCTTCGACACCGTCGACGCGCTCATCGACGCCACCGTCCCGGCCGCCATCCGCGCGCCGACGATGCACTTCGCCGGCAAGTTCGACGAGGGGTTCACCGAGTCCCAGATGATCGACCACATGCAGCGCCTCGCGTCCATGAACAAGGCCTACAAGTCATTCATCGGGATGGGCTACTACAACACCCACGTCCCGGCGGTGATACTGCGCAACCTCATGGAGAACCCCGCCTGGTACACGCAGTACACGCCGTACCAGGCCGAGATCGCGCAGGGCCGCCTCGAGTCGCTGCTCAACTACCAGACCATGATCGCGGACCTCACCGGCCTGCCCATGTCCAACGCCTCCCTGCTCGACgaggccaccgccgcggccgaggcCATGGCCATGTGCAACGGCATCCTGAGGGCAAGAAGAAGACATTCCTCATCGCCTCCAACTGCCACCCGCAGACCATCGACGTCTGCGAGACGCGCGCCGCCGGGTTCGACATCAAAGTCATCGTCGCGGACGCCAAGGACTTCGACTACAGCAGCGGCGACGTGTGCGGCGTGCTCGTGCAGTACCCCGGCACGGAGGGTGAGGTGCTCGACTACGCCGAGTTCGTCAAGGACGCGCACGCCCACGGCGTCAAGGTGGTCATGGCCACCGACCTGCTCGCGCTCACCACGCTGCGCCCGCCCGGCGAGATTGGTGCCGACATCGCCGTCGGCTCTGCGCAACGGTTCGGCGTGCCCATGGGTTACGGAGGCCCGCACGCCGCGTTCCTCGCCACGTCACAGGAGTACAAGCGCCTGATGCCCGGCCGTATCATCGGGGTTAGCGTCGATTCCACCGGGAAGCCCGCTCTCCGCATGGCGATGCAGACCCGGGAGCAGCACATCCGCCGGGACAAGGCCACCAGCAACATCTGCACTGCCCAGGTACTCACGCACTCCATCCACCCGTTCACCAAATTGCCTGATAGGATGGTACGAGATGCGTCGCTGTAgaccttgattttttttatgttgacAGATTGGGTGCCACCTTGAAATAGTGACCGAGTAGTGTTTGTGATAGATAAGTAGTGACAAGGACACTTGTGGTTCACAGGCCTTGCTCGCCAACATGGCTGCCATGTACGCAGTCTACCATGGTCCTGCTGGGCTGAAAGCAATCGCTGACAGGGTTCATGGCCTGGCTGGTACCTTCGCCCATGGACTGAAGAAGCTTGAGACAGTGACGGTGCAGGATCTGCCGTTCTTCGATACGGTCAAGGTCACGTGTCCTAATGCACGTGCAATTGCCAAGGAGGCTGTCAAAAACGAGATGAACCTTCGGGTTGTCGATGCGAACACGGTGCGCTTTATCATGATGTCACTATTGAATTGCAACTTACTGTGCGATGATTTAGAGAGTTAAGCATTAATTTCTATTTGTGATGTTATAGATAACTGTAGCATTTGATGAGACCACCACCTTGGAGGATGTTGACAAGCTGTTCAAGGTTTTCAACAATGGCAAATCAGTAAGTAGCCATTCAATTATTGCAAAATGCGTGTGCCTGATGTGAAATTAGATCCAAATATTAAACGATGTGCCATTGCAAACACTTTCAGGTGAGCTTTACAGCTGAATCCCTCGCACCAGAGGTCTCAAGCTCAATTCCTAGCAGCCTTGCtcgcgagagcccctacctaaCGCACCCCATCTTCAACACGTACGCGGCTGTAAATGCTTTCACGTTTGCTCCACTAATTTATCAGAACGTTTCTAATTTGTCATGCTGTGGGCTTGCAGGTACCACACAGAGCACGAGCTTCTCCGCTACCTGCATAAGTTGCAATCCAAGGATCTCTCACTGTGCCACAGTATGATCCCTCTCGGTTCTTGCACGATGAAACTAAATGCTACTGTTGAGATGATGCCTGTTACATATCCCAACTTTGCGAACCTGCACCCATTTGCCCCTACTGATCAGGCTGCAGGCTATCATGTAAGGACCATGATTCAGTTTTTGTAATTTCTAATGGCAGACTATTTGCATCATGATCCTCTAAACATCTGACATACCTTTTGTGTCCTAGGAAATGTTTGACGACTTGGGGGATCTGTTATGCAAGATCACAGGATTTGATTCTTTCTCTTTGCAACCAAATGCTGGTGCTTCAGGAGAGTATGCTGGATTGATGGTTATCCGTGCTTACCACAACGTAAGTCATGATATATCTGTCCTAGCTTTTTGGTATTGCTTTTCCAGTAATCTTTGTTTACAAACTATGCTGAAAAAATGCAGTCAAGAGGAGACCACCACCGCGATGTCTGCATCATTCCTGTTTCCGCACACGGCACAAATCCTGCAAGTGCTGCTATGGTTGGAATGAAGATTGTTGCTGTTGGAACTGATTCCAAAGGAAACATAAACATCGAGGAATTGAGGAAAGCTGCAGAAGCAAACAAGGACAACTTGGCTGCTCTGATGGTACTCTTGCTATGCCCTATGAGGATTTGTATTATCTTGAAAATTTAAATAATAATGCCACCACATCGGACATTTACTCTTTCAGCTCTGCTAAGCTGACCTTTTATGTTGTTCTGATGCTATACTGAAGGTTTATCACTGTGTAGCCTTCTTGCTTCGTTTGTATTATGATGCAAATTAGATGACCATGGCAATCGCATCTGCTTCATCATACTTCCCTCTTATGGTACTAGTCATACATACATATGCAATAGGAGGAATAGAAAGAGGTGACGTGCACTTTGTTTATATTGATATATAAACGAGTGACGGATTGGAGTGAATACTATGAAACCATGGAAATGTTAAACTTCAGTTAGGATGAAGCTGATTGTTTTCAAAAGAAACCTTTTGAAATCCTTTTGCTGTATGCCGAGAATAACAGAGTGTTACATTATTAACTTATTTTTCAGGTTACCTACCCTTCAACTCACGGAGTCTATGAAGAAGGCATTGATGAGATATGCAGGATCATTCATGATAATGGTGGGCAGGTCTACATGGACGGAGCTAACATGAATGCTCAggttattattattttttttgcagatTGTTATGCCATATTCTGTACTTTGTTCATCATGCAAGCACTCCTTTCAAGAGTTTATTATTCTAAAATGAATATGGGACATATTTATATTTGTACCCAGAGTCTGTAGATGGCCTTCCAGCATGTCGACAAATTTCATTCTTctttgttttttgaaaaaaataaaatagtagtGAACTTATGAGACAAATCATCTGAGTTCAGTACTTAGTAAGACAGCAATCACGTTTCGCCTGTTAATTTCTCATTAAGTGGTAATTCTGTGGTTCTGTTGGTAATATTTGGGATCAAATTTTGGATTATACTATTTTCTCCAGGTTCACCTGAACCTAGTTCAGAACTTAAATGCCCCCTCTTATTGGATGGCCAGAGCCAAAATGATCAGTTCACTGGAAATTCCCTTGAGCTTACGGAAGTTGTATTTTTTACAGGTTGGGTTAACAAGCCCTGGTTTTATTGGAGCTGATGTTTGCCATCTTAACCTTCACAAGACATTCTGCATCCCACATGGTGGAGGTGGTCCTGGCATGGGTCCTATTGGTGTTAAGGAGCACTTAGCACCATTTCTACCATCTCACCCGGTGGTAGGTGCCCTGAATTCTTTATCCTGTCATTTGTCAGTCTATGATAATTGATATTCGAATCTGAGGCATATATTTAGTAGGACTTTTGGTGATCTTGCCCCTACTTTGAAGTGCAATTGTGTTTTACCCTCGTTTTTtaaactttgtgattttgccctcaatGATTCACAAGTTAATGCAATTTTACCCTTGATTTTTGCGTATTTACCCCTGTTTTGATCGTTGACTAGGGGCAAAATtgcattgacttgtgaatagttgagggcaaaatcacaaagttgagaaaataagggcaaaatcacaattcCACATCAAAGTAAGGGTAAGACGTAAGAACACAAATGCCCCTAGTTAGTACTGCCCAATGTTCAACACTTAACTTGAGTGCTAGAAAACTGTAACATTGTTGACTGTGTCAGTGCATCACCACCTGGCATTCTATCATTTTATGAGCTTGAAAAGTTCCATTTTATGTTCATACAACAAAAAATATGTTATTTATAATCATGTTTAACTTTCAATAGTAGCTTCCTAGTATGTTTCAGACGGAAGGTTAAGAGAGATTTCCATATGTATTTCTCTATGTTACGTCTAATCCTACATTGTTCTTTGAAAACTAGAATCCTTGTTATCCTATCGTTGTTCTGCAACCTAAGAAATATTTTGCTCTCCTGCTGACGTATTTGTTCTCTGTCCAATTGTGTTTGCCACATTGGCTCATGGGTCTTATAATCGACACCTTATTTTCATGTTTTGTCCTAAACTAGTGAAGCAAGAAAGTGTTGGCAGCATTTTGTTTCATGTTGAAAGTACCGTGAGTGATGCTACTGTAGTATTTAGTAATGATGTCTTAACTACCCAAACTGTTCTACAAATGCAGAGCACTAAAACCAGAAAAATCTTTCATAATTTTTGTATGCTTCCATCATTTCATTCAAAAGCAAATACAACAA
This window encodes:
- the LOC101783792 gene encoding LOW QUALITY PROTEIN: glycine dehydrogenase (decarboxylating), mitochondrial-like (The sequence of the model RefSeq protein was modified relative to this genomic sequence to represent the inferred CDS: inserted 1 base in 1 codon), which produces MERARRLANRALLRRLLAAAGSTTSPAPSRGISTLAPAPAAAGKRRPRARGAHQYAQGRPVSVSALQPSDTFPRRHNSATPAEQAAMASTCGFDTVDALIDATVPAAIRAPTMHFAGKFDEGFTESQMIDHMQRLASMNKAYKSFIGMGYYNTHVPAVILRNLMENPAWYTQYTPYQAEIAQGRLESLLNYQTMIADLTGLPMSNASLLDEATAAAEAMAMCNGILRXKKKTFLIASNCHPQTIDVCETRAAGFDIKVIVADAKDFDYSSGDVCGVLVQYPGTEGEVLDYAEFVKDAHAHGVKVVMATDLLALTTLRPPGEIGADIAVGSAQRFGVPMGYGGPHAAFLATSQEYKRLMPGRIIGVSVDSTGKPALRMAMQTREQHIRRDKATSNICTAQALLANMAAMYAVYHGPAGLKAIADRVHGLAGTFAHGLKKLETVTVQDLPFFDTVKVTCPNARAIAKEAVKNEMNLRVVDANTITVAFDETTTLEDVDKLFKVFNNGKSVSFTAESLAPEVSSSIPSSLARESPYLTHPIFNTYHTEHELLRYLHKLQSKDLSLCHSMIPLGSCTMKLNATVEMMPVTYPNFANLHPFAPTDQAAGYHEMFDDLGDLLCKITGFDSFSLQPNAGASGEYAGLMVIRAYHNSRGDHHRDVCIIPVSAHGTNPASAAMVGMKIVAVGTDSKGNINIEELRKAAEANKDNLAALMVTYPSTHGVYEEGIDEICRIIHDNGGQVYMDGANMNAQVGLTSPGFIGADVCHLNLHKTFCIPHGGGGPGMGPIGVKEHLAPFLPSHPVIPTGGFPLPEKTDPLGTISAAPWGSALILPISYTYIAMMGSQGLTDASKIAILNANYMAKRLEKHYPVLFRGVNGTVAHEFIIDLRGFKTTAGIEPEDVAKRLMDYGFHAPTMSWPVPGTLMIEPTESESKAELDRFCDALISIREEIAEIENGKADALNNVLKGAPHPPQLLMSDSWTKPYSREYAAFPAAWLRGAKFWPTTGRVDNVYGDRNLICTLQQAGQVAEEAAAATA